Proteins from a genomic interval of Crassostrea angulata isolate pt1a10 chromosome 7, ASM2561291v2, whole genome shotgun sequence:
- the LOC128157028 gene encoding E3 ubiquitin-protein ligase TRIM56-like isoform X5: protein MDMEQSELVIPRQLLCCKLCDEEFTKPCYLPCLHTFCQKCIDEHRINSTDDDGYFPCPTCMTEVGLEEEHGGQGNLPENILARRLSVPTIDPIKRETLCFYCKNAGNFVEGKTHCVNCDEFLCTSCTNSHTAQEEFADHQLQSEEDYNASLEKSSSTTTQGQVLTVCCEAYDPLDIGAMFCVECDISVCADCHVNKHAEHRCAELMTIAQHFETKIKEPLKELDNDSEEISEFLVNLDSTEQTILEQKDSLKQNVRDRTKQLCSLIKDYQKLLLDDIERRFDDQLEEIKTRRLDLEMHLEAIRGVKDFTNNLITYGSYEEKVHLRKKVGYRIRELCEESLGTDPIQIHSVRLMEPNVTVDTICDMFGTISTEEQSVGTNAGDPEENTPTSQHFQRYHSFGDSGHGSDSMENAENVETEPELVEIFGKTHGDLHRQDSKQSGSDSDMLSSSNSSDKIKNVKFREQVEQNEFQNENVFNLENPKREVVLPAPIQKECIKGIGINEKGDIIVGTTTTIHVLEKRGIVRGQIPLENGWNIHSVASDGKVSMTVPRGDNRFKVRVLRNDGTGHILSDFNVESFGLNFVTADKSGTLIITSNRYAQIHKSHGKAAKSGGNIAFYGSDGYLLRRITNEDFHANLLEKPQMVVVDEKRSRTYVADPGSHKVIALNSEGGLAFEYGNIEGQEEIYQGPDLISIDKYGNVIVTDKREGRIDILGHKGNLKKSFYTDDIPRFVGATPDKLLVTAMPDGNMKFYEYLS from the coding sequence ATGGACATGGAACAGTCAGAGCTGGTCATTCCCAGACAACTCCTCTGCTGCAAGCTCTGTGATGAGGAGTTCACCAAACCATGTTACCTTCCTTGTCTCCACACCTTCTGCCAGAAGTGCATAGACGAGCATCGCATCAACAGCACAGACGATGACGGATATTTCCCGTGTCCAACATGTATGACAGAGGTTGGTCTGGAAGAGGAGCATGGAGGACAAGGAAACCTCCCCGAGAACATCCTGGCTCGCCGTCTGTCAGTTCCCACCATTGATCCAATCAAAAGAGAGACACTTTGTTTTTACTGCAAGAATGCTGGGAATTTTGTCGAGGGTAAAACGCACTGTGTCAATTGTGACGAGTTTCTGTGCACTTCCTGCACCAATTCCCACACCGCCCAAGAAGAGTTTGCTGATCATCAGCTACAGAGTGAAGAGGACTACAACGCTAGCCTGGAGAAATCTTCCAGCACCACCACCCAGGGACAGGTTCTTACAGTGTGCTGCGAGGCTTACGATCCTCTAGACATTGGTGCCATGTTCTGTGTGGAGTGTGATATTTCTGTGTGTGCCGATTGTCATGTGAACAAACATGCTGAACATAGATGTGCAGAACTCATGACCATAGCACAACATTTCGAAACTAAAATTAAAGAACCCTTGAAGGAACTTGACAATGATTCGGAGGAAATTAGTGAATTTCTTGTGAATCTGGACTCCACAGAGCAAACCATTCTGGAGCAGAAAGATTCACTGAAGCAGAATGTGAGAGACCGTACCAAGCAGCTATGTAGTCTGATCAAGGATTATCAAAAGCTTCTGCTAGATGATATTGAGAGAAGATTCGATGACCAACTGGAGGAAATCAAGACCAGGAGACTAGACCTAGAAATGCATTTAGAAGCCATCCGAGGAGTGAAGGACTTTACAAACAATCTGATCACCTATGGTTCCTATGAGGAGAAAGTGCACCTGAGGAAGAAAGTTGGATACAGGATCCGTGAGCTCTGTGAGGAATCCCTGGGAACTGATCCCATCCAGATCCACTCTGTGAGGCTGATGGAGCCCAATGTGACAGTGGACACTATCTGTGATATGTTTGGGACCATCAGTACAGAGGAGCAGTCAGTAGGTACTAATGCAGGCGACCCCGAGGAGAACACCCCTACCTCTCAACACTTCCAGCGCTACCACAGCTTTGGAGACTCGGGCCATGGCAGCGATTCCATGGAGAATGCAGAAAACGTGGAAACTGAGCCAGAGCTGGTGGAAATCTTTGGTAAAACTCATGGTGACCTTCACAGACAAGACAGCAAACAGAGTGGATCCGACTCAGACATGCTCAGTTCCAGTAACTCCAGCGACAAGATCAAGAATGTCAAATTCAGAGAGCAAGTTGAACAAAACGAGTTCCagaatgaaaatgtgtttaactTGGAGAATCCAAAAAGGGAAGTTGTTCTCCCAGCACCTATTCAGAAGGAGTGTATCAAAGGCATTGGGATCAATGAGAAAGGAGACATCATTGTGGGAACAACAACAACTATCCACGTCCTTGAAAAACGTGGAATAGTCCGGGGGCAGATCCCTCTAGAGAACGGTTGGAACATTCACTCTGTGGCCAGTGATGGCAAAGTCTCCATGACTGTGCCAAGAGGAGATAACAGATTTAAAGTGCGAGTTTTGAGAAATGATGGGACAGGACACATTCTCTCAGATTTCAACGTTGAGAGTTTTGGACTTAATTTTGTAACAGCTGACAAGTCTGGGACACTCATTATCACTTCAAACCGCTATGCTCAGATCCATAAGAGTCATGGCAAAGCAGCAAAATCAGGTGGAAACATTGCCTTTTATGGCTCGGATGGATACCTCCTTCGCAGAATTACAAATGAAGATTTCCATGCCAATCTCTTGGAAAAACCCCAGATGGTGGTAGTGGATGAAAAGCGCAGCAGAACCTACGTGGCCGATCCAGGAAGCCACAAAGTCATAGCTCTGAATTCCGAAGGTGGACTTGCCTTTGAGTATGGGAACATAGAGGGACAAGAGGAGATCTATCAGGGCCCAGACCTCATCTCCATCGATAAATACGGAAATGTCATCGTAACAGACAAACGGGAGGGGAGGATAGACATTCTGGGACACAAAGGGAACCTGAAGAAATCCTTCTACACTGATGACATTCCTAGGTTTGTTGGTGCCACCCCAGACAAACTTTTGGTCACGGCCATGCCCGATGGAAACATGAAGTTTTATGAGTACCTGAGCTaa